The DNA region TCTTTCACTGGCTATATGGACTGAAGTTGATGTTTAACCATACGTATATTAGTTAGCTGTAGTAAGAAAATTATCTGTGGCACATTAAAGCAACACAAAGATAATCTGAATAGTGCGCCAGAATTTCCTGGACTTTAAGTTGCCACTTAGCTTCTTCGTCACTGACGATTTGATTTCCCTCTAACGTATTTGCAAAGGCTTTTATCCCTGCATCTTCGCCCAATTCATACCATTCACTATTGGGAGTTACAATCGCATACGGTACTACTTGAGGTAAATCAGCAACCCGACACGGATAGAATATAGGTGTTCCTGATTCTACAGGTTCAAATTCTATAAAACGATACCAATCCCACTTCCCTTGAGGATTATAAGTTAATACTTTATATTCGCCTTTTTCATCAATACCATCTACTTCGTCTTCAAACCATTCCAATTCTATTTTGGCTAAAGCTTCCAAATTATTACTACAAACTTCCCAATCTGCTGCCATCTTTTCAATCTTGTCTAAAGGAAAAGTTTCAAGGCGTTTTATCTCGTTTGCCAGTTTCTCATAGTTAAAGTATTCTCTGTAAGGTTCAACTTCTATATTTTCGTTGTAGGAATTTAAAAGTTCTCTTACTTTATTTTCAATATTTTCTGTATCTAATGGCATTATAACTAAGGCAGAAAAGTGCATTTTTACTCCAGTGAGAAAACGAAACTTAAAGAAACATAATAAATTTGGTTCACTTTCGATTTGACTAAAGAATTCAGATGCTAAATTTAATCTAGCCCTAGTTGAGTTGAGGGATTCGCCCATGACAGTCTCAATAGAGTATATCCCCGTTACCCCGATTGAGTACCCAGATGAGGATGGTAAGCCAATGGCTGAAGGTGATTTACAGCGCAAGTGTCTCGTATACGCTACAACTGTGCTGGAAATTTATTTTCAAAATCATCCAGATGTATATGTGGCTGGTAATCTATTTATTTACTACGAAAAAGGTTATCCAGAATCAGTCGTAGCCCCAGATGTATTTGTGGTGTTTGGAGTGGAAAACCGTGACAGACGCTCTTACAAAACCTGGGAAGAAAATAATCAAACCCCAGATTTTGTTTTAGAGATTACCTCAAAAAGCACCCGCAGCAAAGACCAAGGTGCAAAGAAAGGAATTTATGCCTTTCTGGGAGTGCGTGAATATTTCCAATATGATCCCACAGGCGATTATCTCAATCCCCAACTCCAGGGTTTACACTTGGTCGATGGGAATTATTTCCCAGTAGCAGCCAATACCCTGGCAGATGGTACAGTGTCGCTACCCAGTGAAGTTTTAGGGCTAGAGTTACGCCTGGAAGCAGGAAAACTCCGTTTTTACAATCCAGCTACAGGTCAAACACTCCTAACTCATGAAGAGGAAGCAGCTGCACGACAAGCCGCAGAAGAGGTTCGACAGCAAACAGAGCAAAAAGCGCAAAGATTAGCTGCTAAACTTCGAGAATTAAATATTGATCCAGATAGCCTTTAGCTAAATCCGCCAGTGTTAATAAAATAATCGGGTGAGTATGATTTACCCACCCTAATTATGCTTACTGCATTAGAAAATAATCTCAAAGTTCTCCATTAATCTTGCGCCTGATGATTTCCATCTGCGCTTGCATATCAGCTTCTGTCACAGGCATAGGATACTTTGGAGAGTTAGGGTCGCGTTTGCTCATTAAAAAACGTAGAGCTTCAATATCTTCGCGGTTTTCTACGACATAAGCTCTCAACTCTGTAAAACTCATTTGCTCATAATTCGGGTTCATTGACAAACTCCCATTCGCCATTGCGATAAACAATAATTTGCAGTTCATCCGCAGATAAAATGTAAACTTCTCCGCTTTTATCGTCAAATCGAAATAAGCGGATATCTTTGTAAAGATTTGACAGCATTTGACAAACCCTTACACAGGCTAAGGCTTGCTCTGTTGTTGGTAAAATAAACGCTCCTCACTACTAATATAGGGTGAGCAATGCCCACCCTACTGCTGTTGATTATTTTTTGTGAGACTATAGCGGACGGTAGACGCGATAGTTGATTTCGGGGAAGATATTATCCATTAACTCGACTTTTTCCAACCAACCACTGTCAACTTTGCCGACTTTAACATCTTCGTAGAGCTTATTAAACCGCATCAGGTGCGATCGCGTCCGTCTAACTGCATAGGGTACCATTGTTCCCGTCCGCATAATAAATGCCCAGTCAGAAGATTGTGCTAATAACAATTCTCTCGCTGCTTGATTGAGCGCTCTCCACTGCAATTCATCCTCTGGTTCCAAACGTGATATTTCAATCATTCGTTCAGCAGCTTTGTGCAAATGCGGATAAACCCATGCGTTCGTTTCATTCAACCAGTATTCGTGGAAACCCTTGAAACCCCAACTCGACTGCGAAGGACGACAGACTTGCTGAGTCGGCTGGTCTCGCAAATAGTCTGCTAAATGCGTCATTTGATATGTTTTTTGGTCATACCACGACTTACGGAATAGGTAATCGATGAACCAGGGGCCTTCATACCACCAATGTCCAAATAACTCTGCGTCATAAGGCGAGACGATAATTGGCGGACGTTGCATTATACTATAGAGATGCTCAGATTGCTGCTCTCGGTTATACATAAAATTAGCAGCGTGTTCTGCGGCCTTTTCCCTAGCCCAGTAAGGATCATAAAGCGCCTTATCTGAAAGTCCTAAACCACGCCCAGTAATTTTGTGATACTTAATACCCGTATTTTTTCGCTGACCATTGGGCATGATATAAGGCTTGATATACTCATATTCTGCTTCCCAGCCCAAATCTTTATAAAATTCTCGATATTCCGCCGCCCCAGGATAGCCCACTTCAGAAGACCATACCTGTTGGGAAGATTCATGATCTCGACCAAAGACAGCAACACCAGTTTCTGTATAAATTGGGGCATAAGTGCCAAAGCGC from Nostoc commune NIES-4072 includes:
- a CDS encoding Uma2 family endonuclease — its product is MTVSIEYIPVTPIEYPDEDGKPMAEGDLQRKCLVYATTVLEIYFQNHPDVYVAGNLFIYYEKGYPESVVAPDVFVVFGVENRDRRSYKTWEENNQTPDFVLEITSKSTRSKDQGAKKGIYAFLGVREYFQYDPTGDYLNPQLQGLHLVDGNYFPVAANTLADGTVSLPSEVLGLELRLEAGKLRFYNPATGQTLLTHEEEAAARQAAEEVRQQTEQKAQRLAAKLRELNIDPDSL
- a CDS encoding DUF6887 family protein, coding for MNPNYEQMSFTELRAYVVENREDIEALRFLMSKRDPNSPKYPMPVTEADMQAQMEIIRRKINGEL
- a CDS encoding DUF6888 family protein, whose translation is MLPTTEQALACVRVCQMLSNLYKDIRLFRFDDKSGEVYILSADELQIIVYRNGEWEFVNEPEL
- a CDS encoding glycoside hydrolase family 57 protein, giving the protein MAIGYVALVLHAHLPFVRHPESDYVLEEEWLYEAITETYIPLLKVFEGLKRDGIDFKITMSMTPPLVSMLRDPLLQERYDAHLTQLEELIELEAEHNVNNGHLRYLAEHYITEFKEARQLWERNQGDLVTAFKQFQDTNNLEIITCGATHGYLPLMKMYPEAVWAQIQVACEHYEQTFGQPPRGIWLPECAYYEGLERMLADAGLRYFLTDGHGILYARPRPRFGTYAPIYTETGVAVFGRDHESSQQVWSSEVGYPGAAEYREFYKDLGWEAEYEYIKPYIMPNGQRKNTGIKYHKITGRGLGLSDKALYDPYWAREKAAEHAANFMYNREQQSEHLYSIMQRPPIIVSPYDAELFGHWWYEGPWFIDYLFRKSWYDQKTYQMTHLADYLRDQPTQQVCRPSQSSWGFKGFHEYWLNETNAWVYPHLHKAAERMIEISRLEPEDELQWRALNQAARELLLAQSSDWAFIMRTGTMVPYAVRRTRSHLMRFNKLYEDVKVGKVDSGWLEKVELMDNIFPEINYRVYRPL